DNA sequence from the Rosettibacter firmus genome:
AAATTGGAGCTTTCTGCTTAACAGAAGCACAAGCAGGCTCAGATTCATTTAATGTTAAAACCAGAGCAGAACTTGATGGTGATTATTGGGTAATTAATGGCGAAAAATTATGGATAACTAATGGTGGAATTGCAGATATCCTTACAGTCTTTGCAAGAACTTCTAAAGGAATAAGTGCTTTTATTGTAGAATCAAATACACCTGGTTTTCATGCCGGACCTCCAGAAAAGAAAATGGGTATTAAAGGAAGTACTACTAATGCATTGACATTTGAAAATGTTCGAGTTCCAAAAGAAAATTTACTTGGAAAAGAAGGACGGGGTTTTTTACTCGCAATGAAAACTCTTGATGCAGGTAGGTTAGGTCTTGGTGCTGCCTGTCTTGGAGCTTCTAAAGAACTTTTAGAGCTTTCAACACGTTATGCTAAACAAAGAAAACAATTTGATCAAACTATATCAAGTTTTCAGGCAATTCAATTTATGCTTGCAGAAATGGCAACGATGATTTATACTATGGAATCAATTGTTTATAGAACTGCTGTTGATTATGATCTGGGTAAAGATATTTCATATCAATCTGCTATTGTAAAATTATATTGTTCAGAAGCACTTGATAAAATTGTAGATTATGCAGTTCAAATACACGGTGGAATGGGTTATTCACGAGAATTACCAATTGAAAGATTTTATCGCGATTCGAGAATTAATAGAATATTTGAAGGTACAAACGAAATTCAAAAAGGTATCATTGCTAGAGAAGTGATAAAAAAGAATGGTGTATTGATTTAATACTTTATTTAAGTAAAATAATTTGTCATTTTAGAAATTTTATGAAATAATTTATTAAATTAATTTGTAAATTAGATAGGAGATAAGAATAGATATGAAGCCATTTACGTTTACTGATAGCAATTTTGATACAGAAGCACTTCAATCAGATATTCCAGTTATTGTAGATTTTTGGGCTGCATGGTGTGGACCATGTAGAATGATTGCACCGATTATAGAAGACCTATCAGAAGAATATGAAGGAAAAATAAAAGTAGGGAAACTTGATGTTGATGAAAATCAGCAGACAGCCATTCGGTATGGAGTAAGAAGTATTCCCACAGTTTTATTTATTAAAAATGGAGAAGTAAAAGATACTATAATTGGAGCTGTTCCTAAAAGTGTATTTATAGAAAAAATTCAAAAACTGTTGTAATATCTTTTATCAAAAAAGAATTTGAGTGTTTTTTTCTTTTTTCTACTTGACAAAGCGAATTAGTGATATTATTTTTTTATTGAAAATGAAAAGATTTTGAATAATGTTAATAAACATAAAAATTATAATGTTATATTTTCTGAAGCTAACAAATAGAGAGATTGAGTGGCTGTATGAAGGGCATTTATGTTAAAGAATTATTTTTTTATTCTATGTTTATCCCAACAACAGAATTTAATAATAATTCAAAAAAAAATAATTAATTACAATATCTCACAAAGATAGGAGGTAATTATTGTACTTTATTTACAATTTTTTTCCTTTCATTAACCCTTTCTTAATTAAAATAACAAGCTAAGGAGTAAAGTATGCATCGAAGAATTTTTTACTTTTTGCTATTACTTGCTCTTTTTCCTGCATTGTTAACAGCAGGAACAAAGGGTAGAATCAAAGGTAAAGTAGTAGATTTGCAGACAGGCGAACCATTGATTGGTGCCAACGTTATTGTTATGGGTACCACAACTGGTGCAGCCACTGACGCAAATGGAGAATATGTACTACAAAACCTTGACCCGGGTGTTTATACTGTTAGAGCATCATACCTGGGATATCAATCAATAACTATTTCAAATGTGCGTGTAAATGCAGACCTCACAACTTCATTAGATTTTCAGTTACCAAGTGAGGAAATACAGGTTGGCACTGTAGAAATTGTAGCACAGAAACCACTTATACAAAAAGATAATACAAACGCAGTAAGAATTACAACAAGTGAAGATATACAGGCATTGCCTGTTCGTGGAGTAAATAATATAATAAGTTTAACAGCTGGTGTTACACTTCAAAATGGAAATATATATATCCGTGGTGGTAGAAATGATGAAGTCGGATATTATCTTGAAGGTGTATCAATTAAAAATCCAATTACAGGAAATCGTGGTGTAACAATTTCACAGGATGCTCTTGAAGAAATTCAAGTTCAAGCAGGTGGTTATACTGCAGAATTTGGTGGTGCCAATGCTGGTATTATTCGTCAATCATTTAAATCTGGTGGCACTCAACTTAAAGCTAGTTATGAATATATTACTGATAATATAACATTCAAAAGCAAAGATAATGCTTTTGATGGTAAAAAACGTCTTGGTGCATACTGGTGGGGATATCACGAAGAAAGTGGAGTATTAAGTGGTCCTCTATTTGATAATAGAGTTAAGTTTTTTGCTAATATTAATTATGTATATCAGCGAGATCCCGAACCCCAGCCATATCCAGGAATGAATTTAGGAATTTTAACAGATAATATATCAGGTGATACAATTAATTTCGTTTATCCAGCTGGACCTCGAAAAGGGGTACAGGAACAATATTATACTTATACAGGAACATTGAATTTTGATTTAAAACCAGTTTTAATAAGATTAGCTGGTACATATACAACATATAATAGTGATGTTTGGGCAGATAATCCTATTAGAAATATTCTTCAAACTCGTCGTGGTAGAAATGAACAAGCAAATGGAGCATTAAATCTTAAAGTAACACACGTATTAAGTGGCTCAATGTTTTATGAATTATCAGCTGGATATTTCTTCTCAAATAGCGAAACTTATACTCCTGGCTTGGGTTCTAATTACTGGGCATACGGAGATAGCGTAGCTAATGCAGAAGTTGGATGGACTATTCCAAGAACTGCAGCTGATATTGCAAATGGGGTTTATGGAAGATATGTTAGCCCAACACAAGCAAGTATCATGGGCTTCTATTTTAATAGAGATGGATCAATACCAACAGGATATGGAAAAAATAAAAGAGAAGGGATTTCACTTAATGGTGCTTTATCATTTTTGTTAGGTAAACATCATTCTTTCAAAGTTGGTGGTGAATATCAACAATATGTATTGAGAAATTGGGGTTTACGTAGTCAGGTTAGTTTAGCTGCGTCACTTAATAACTGGTTGGTAGCTCATCCAAATGCTACAGAGGATGAAATCACAGCAGCAAAGCGTCAGTTCATTTTAACCAGAGGTGTCAATAACTATGGTTATGATGTTTTTGGTAATGAAACAGATGAAGGATTCTTTGATGCTCCACATAAACCAGTTTTTGCTGCTGCATACATCCAGGATAAAATTGAGTATGAAGATTTAGTAATAAACGCAGGCTTAAGATTTGATTATATTGATATTGATAATCTTACATTTGTAGATCCAAGTCAACCAGATTTAGCAATCAATCCTCAAACTGGAGAATTGTACGAAGCTGGTTGGAAGAAGGTACCAACATTTAGTGCAGTAAGTCCTCGTTTAGGATTTTCATTTCCTGTTACAGATAAAACAGTATTCCATGCTCAGTTTGGTAAATTTGTACAACAACCAGCACTTAATACTGCTTATTTAGGTTACTATGAATTAGCTTGGGAAATTAAAGGTGGCTTTTTTATTTCAAGACCAGCTGGTTCTAATATTAGACCAACAAGAACAACTCAATATGAATTAGGATTTACTCAACAATTAACAGATTTTATGTCATTGGATATTACTGGTTACTATAAAGATATAAAGGATCAGGTTCAATTTGTAAATCAACCAGTTGTTAGAACATCTGCATTCCAGAATTATAATATTTTAGCAAATGGTGATTATGCTACTACAAAAGGAGTAGAAATAACTCTTAATATGAGAAGATATCAGAGATTAGCAGTTAATGCTACACTTTCATTCCAGGATGCCAGAGGTACAGGTTCGAATCCATATTCAAATAGTGGTGTTGTTGGTGCTCCACTTGATGGTGTTACAATATTTGTTCCTAAATATATTTCACCACTTCAATTCAATCAAGCAATTAAAGGAAATGTTAATATAGATTATCGTTTTGGACCTAAAGATGGACCTTCTTTACTGCAAAATTTTGGTATATCCTTGCTTGCAATGTTTAATAGTGGACATCCATACACAAGAGGATTTGGTGCACTGAATGCGGAATCAGATGCTCGTTTCCGTCAACCACTTGAAGCTTTGAATGCATCAACTACTCCTGGTGAATTTCAGGTTGATTTACGTGTAGATAAAACATTTAGATTATTTGATAGACTTTCTCTCAATGTTTATGTATATGTAATCAACCTGTTTGATAGAAAGAATGTAAGAAATGTATTCTTGAGAACAGGTTCGGCTGACGATGATGGTGTCATTTATAATCCAGAATTAGCACAACAGTTACTTTCCACCTATGGTGATCAATATATAAATCTCTATAAAGCAATCAATATTGATTACCAGCAAGGATACGGTGGTGTTCCTGGTGCAACAACTAACTTATTATATGGACCACCTCGTCAGATTCGACTTGGTATCAGATTAGAATACTAATTTAGTTTTGAAAAAATAACAGGAGTAAAAAATGAAAATAAAGTTAATTAGATATTTAAGTTTTGCGCTAATACTAATAGCGTTTACTTCATTGGCACTTGCAAAAGGTGGTGGCGATAAAAAATCCACCAGACTTAACAAGAGTCTCGGAACGCCAGTTTATACCAAAATTAATATAAATAATATTTCTACCTGGATTAAAAATGATGGTGAAACTGACATAAATCAAAATGGTAATTCCGGTTTTGTATTTCCAAAAGGAAGTAATAAAACAGCGGTTTTCCAATCTGGTTTCTTGTGGGGTGGTAGAGTAGATGGACAGTGGAGAGTTGGAGGTTCAACATATAGACAGGGAACAGTTCCAGGACGTATTTTACCAAATGGACAACCTGCAAATCCAGATGATCCGGATGTAAGAATTTATAGAGTTAGAAGAGATTATAAAGATGGCGATTTAAGTGCTGAATTGGCTGATGGTGATGGACCTTCTATTGAAGCTATTAGACAACAATATGAAAAGGACTGGAATGAATGGCCAGCTGATCAGGGAGCACCTTTCGAAGATGTCGATGGCGATGGTAAATATAATCCTCAGATAGATATACCTGGAGTACCAGGAGCCGATCAGACAGTTTGGTTTGTTTGCAATGATTTAGATCCAGCTCAAACTGATTATATGTATGGTTCTCTTCCAATGGGCATAGAGGAACAGGTGACTGTTTGGGGTTACAAAGCTACAGGTGCATTAGGCAATATGATATTTAGAAAATTCATTATTATAAATAAAAATCCAGAACAAAAACCATTTACAGAAATGTATGTTTCTATGTGGAGTGATATTGATGATGGAGACGCAGGTGATGATTTTGCAGGTTGCGATACAACTCTAAGTTTAGGATATTGTTACAATGCAAATGCTACAGATGCAGTTTATAACCCGCTTCCACCTCCTGCTGTTGGTTTTGATTTCTTCCAGGGTCCTATTGTTGCCGGAAGTGCTGAAGATAAAGCCATTTATAAAGGTAAATATGTTGAAGGAAAGAAAAATCTTCCAATGACAGCTTTTTATTTCTTTATTAATGGTGACCCAATATATAGCGACCCTGATTTAGGATTGTATGAAACAGGTGCATTACAATGGTATAATTTGTTTAGAGGAAGAATTTCTACAAGTGGTGATCCATTTGTAGATCCTACTACAGGTCAACCAACCAAATTTACACTATCTGGTGATCCAATTACAGGCACTGGCTGGATTGATGGAATGCTTCACCCACCGGGAGATAGAAGAATTGGTATGGTTTCCGGTCCTTTTGAAATGGCTTATGGTGATACACAGGAAGTTGTAGTTGCTGAAATTGCAGCAGGTGCTATTCCTGGTGTTGATAGACTTAGTGCTATTCAATTATTAAAGTTCTATGACTTACAAGCACAATTAGCTTATGATAATTTCTTTAATGTTCCGAAAGCTCCACCTGCCCCTGCTGTATCAGTTGCGGAAATGGATAGGGAAGTTATACTTTCTTGGGGAAGTGATTTAGCAAAGGTAAATGCTACAGAGTCCTACTCACAAAGTGGTTTTGAATTTGAAGGTTATTGTATATATCAACTACCATCAAGAACAGCCCAAGCAAATGAAGCTAAGTTAATAGCAACTTATGATAAAGTAAATGGTGTTCTTAAAATTAGTGATTTAGAATTTGATGCTACATCTGGAGTAGTACAGAGTAGAGTTGTAAAATTTGGTACAGATTCAGGAATTAAACGTTATATAAGTATTAAATCGGATGCTTTTAAAGGTGGAATGCCATTAAACAATGGAAGTAAATATTATTTTGCAGTAACAGCATATGCATATAATCCAGATCCAAATGCAGTTCCTAAAGTACTAGAAAATTCGATTGAAGTTATTGAAGTAACACCTCAACCACCCAAACCCGGTGTAAGATACGAAGCTTCATTGGGTAAAGAAATTGTTGCTACACATAAATCAGGGTTTAGTGATGGTAAGGTTACAGCATTTGTTGTTGATCCAACAAAAGTTACCGGACACAAGTATGAAGTTAGTTTTGATGTAGATGGATGGATTTTAAAAGACCTAACAACCTCCACTACAATATTAACAAAACAAACCAACCAAAAAGCTGATGACTTATCTCCAATGGTTGATGGTATGTTAATAAAAGTTTCCGGTGCGCCAAATGATTTCAAAGATTTTCTTGTAACTGCAAATGCAAATGGACCACTCGATCCACCTGAATATGGTGCTTTTGCATTCAATAATAGTGGATTCCCGCATCCATCTACAGGTGATAGACCGACACCAAGGCAACAGGTTCGTGGTGGTTTGTGGGGTATTCATACTGGAAATATAGATGATGCCTCTTTTGACTTTGATTTCTTTAAAACAAGAGTAACTCAGGGAGGCGCACGCTGGCCAAGAATAATACCAAATGATTTTGAAATAAGATTTATACCAGGTAAAGCTTTCTTATATCCAGGAAGTGATTATGGTGGACATGGTAAATTAGTAGATGTTCCATTCCAGTTATGGAATATTGGAACAAAATCTGATGCAAGTGATGATGTTCGTTATTTCCCGTATATACTTGATGCTAATGAAAATGGAGTATTTGATTTATCAGGTATTGATCATCCAATTTCGGGTAGGGATGATGATCCAGAAACAGATTGGATTTATTGGGTAATTCCAAAAGATATGACGCCTGGCGAGAGTGGTTATAATGCAATTGTTAATAAAATACAAACAGAAGGTGATGCTAATCACGAGTATATGGATGGAGCAATAATGAGCGGTGATGCAATGCGTCGTATGGTACTGGTAAACTGGAACGGTGGAAGTGTCTCTGATGCAAACTGGCCTAATAATGTTAATAGTCCAATGCCAGAAGAAGGAACAGTATTTAAGATAATTACTACTAAACCAAATCTACCAGGTTCTGATGTATTTGAATTCACAGCTCCTTCAGTTACTGTAAGTACTGAACTTGCTAAAGAAGATGTAGAAAAGATTAATGTTTTCCCAAATCCATATTATGGCGTTAATCCTCAAGAAATAAATAAATATCAACGTTTTGTAACATTTACTCATCTACCGCAAAAGGCAACAATTAGAATATTTAACCTTGCAGGTCAACTTGTTAGAACAATTAGAAAAGATTCACCTGAACAATTCCAGAGATGGGATTTAAATAATGAGAGTAGTTTGCCTGTTGCAAGCGGTATCTATATTGTTCACGTTGATATGCCAGATTTGGGTAAAACAAAGATTTTAAAAGTAGCTATCATTCAAGAACAACAAGTTCTTGATAGATTCTAAAAAATTGAAGGAGACTGAAAATGAAAAAAATAAATTTATTTGCAGTTATACTTTTAACACTACTTACTGTCAGCAGTCTTTTTGCTGGTGGAGGAAGTCGTAATGGTACTGCTGGTGCTACAGAATTACTGGTTCCGGTTGGTGCTCGCGGTATCTCGATGTCAGGTGCAACTATAGTTGGTGCAACTGGTGTTGAAGCTTTATATTGGAATCCAGCTAATCTTGTTCGCGGAGAGTATAATACTTATGCAATGTTCTCTCATATGAATTACATTGCAGATATTAGTGTTGATTATGGTGCAGTTTCAACTAACATTGAAGGATTTGGTGCTTTAGGATTTACTATAAAATCTATTGGAATAGGTGATATCCCTGTTACTACCGTAATTAATCCAGATGGAACAGGTCAAACCTTTAGACCATCATTTGTTACATTGGGTGTTACTTATTCAAGAATGTTAAGTGATAGAATTTCTGTTGGTGTTACAGCTAATCTTATAACCGAAAGAATTGAATTGGTTTCTTCTACTGGTATAGCATTTAATATGGGTATTGCTTATAAGAATTTAGCAAATGTTGATGGATTAAGCTTTGCAGTAGTACTGAAAAATATTGGTCCTCAAATGAAATATGATGGAAGTGGTCTAAACGTAAAAGCAATTTCAACAGATTTAGCACGTCCAACTCAGTACTATAAGATTGATGCTGCTTCGTTCGAATTACCATCAACATTAGAATTGGGTTTGGGTTATAATTTACAAATTAATGAATCAAATGCCTTAATGGTTAATGGTGTATTTCAAAATAGTAACTTTTATGGTGATGAGTATAAATTGGGTGCTGAGTATGGATTTAATAATACCTTATTCTTAAGAGGTGGATATATGTTTATGCCAGAACTAGATAGTGATAGCAATGTATTTGGTTTAACAGCTGGTTTTGGTATAAACTATGATTTAGGAGGCGTTGGTTTAAAATTAGATTATGCTTATCGCCAGGCTAAATTCTTTGATGCTAACCATGTATTTACTATTACATTAGGTCTATAATTCAGTTCTAACTTAAAAAAGAAGCCCTCTGAAAAAAGAGGGCTTCTTTTTTTTTAAAATTCCTTTTCTTTTTTATAATAATATTAACATACTTCAGCAACTATATTGTAGAATTGATTATATTTTCCTAAATGATTAAATATAGTACCTAAAATTCTATTAATATCGAGGAGATAAATGAAAAAAATTGTTTCATTTATAATAATATTATATTCCCAGCTTTTTGCTCAATCCGAATTGGGATTTGAATTTGATTATGCCCGATTTAAATATGATTCAAGTTCAGTGTATATGGAATTTTATTACGAATTAAATACTACTAATATGAAAGTTAGAGAAACTGATGCAGGACAGGTCAAAGAAGCAATCGTTCATATTGAAATGAAAAATTTAGAAGCCGATACTTTTTTTATAAATAAAGACTGGAAAATTACACATCAGATTAATGAGCAGAGCGATAATCAGGACAGAAATTATACAGGAGTAATTGGTTTTATAATATCAAAGGGAAATTATTCCTTGTTGATTAAAGCTTATGATGTTGCAAATCCTTCTTTCAATAAAGTTATTAATGAGAAAATTATAGTAAATCCATTTAAAGATAATAAATATTCAATAAGTGATATACAAATTGCTACAAATATTAAAAAAGATGGAGCTGATCCAAATTCAATTTTCTATAAAAATACTCTCGAAGTTATTCCAAATCCATCTATGACTTACACCGATAAAATGCCAATGTTATTTTATTATGCTGAACTTTATAATTTATTATTAGAAGATGCCGATAATGAATTTAAGCTATTCAAAGTACTTTATAATAGTATTGGAGAGAAAGTTTTTGAACAATCTAAAAAGATTAAACAAAGTCAAAATTCATTTGTAGAAATTGGAACAATAAATTTATCTAAATTACCAACCGATTCTTATAATCTTGTTTTCAGTCTTGTTGATAACAAAACAAATCAAGCATATATATCAACTAAACGATTTTATTACTATAACGCAAAATATATTGATACTTCAAAAGCAAAAATTGTAGATAAAGGTGTACTTGGGAGCGAATTTGCAATATTAGATAAAAATGAATGTGATAAAATGTTTTCTCAGATAAAGTACATTGCAACTCAACAAGAAATTGATCAATATAAAAAGTTAGATTCTTTAGCTGCAAAAAGAGAATTTTTATATAATTTCTGGAAACAACGCGATCCCGACCCTTCTACCTCAATAAATGAATTTAAAGAAGACTATATGAAACGTGTTGAATATGCAAATAGAAATTTTAGTATTTATTCTAAAGAAGGATATTTAACCGATAGAGGAAGAGTTTACTTAATTTATGGTGAACCAGATCAAAGAGATTATTACCCAAGCGAAGCAAATATGAAACCTTATGAAGTATGGTTTTATAATCAAATAGAAGGAGGAGTAAGTTTTATTTTTGGTGATGTTACAGGATTTGGAAATTATGAATTACTCCATTCTACTAAGAGAGGAGAAGTTAGAGATGATAACTGGCAACGACGATTAAGTACTCAATAAAGAAATATGTTCAACAAAAATAAAATTGAATATTTTTTCTTTCGTCTTTTTAATAAAATTCTTCGATTTATTGGATTACAAAAAGCAAGAAAACTTGCTAAGTTTTTAGGTACTTTTCTTTATTATTTTATTCCTATCAGAAAAAAAACAGTAATAAGTAATCTTAAAATTGCTTTTCCAGAAAAGTCACTAAAGGAGATAAAAAAAATTGCAAAAAAAAATTTCCAGAATATCTTCATCACATTTGTTGAATTGATGCTCATTCCTTTCTTAAAACTGGATGAAATAAAATCTCAAGTATGGTTTGATAACCTGGATTTAATTAGTAATAAAATTAAAAATGGTAAAGGTCTTATTATTTTAACAGGACACTTTGGTAACTGGGAAATATTAATATCATCTATAGTTGCTTATATCAATGCTAATTATCATGTTTTGGTAAAACCTCAAAGAAATCAATATATAACAGAGTGGCTTAAAAGAACTCGTAGCATAGGAAATACTAATGTTATACCAGTAGGTGTTTCAGTCAAAGAAATAATTAAAGCATTAAAATCAGGTGAAGTTGTTTTAATTGCTGGCGACCAGCGAGGTCCAATCGATGGTGCGAGATTTAATTTTTTTAACCATCAAACTGCTCTATATACTGGTACTGCTTCAATTGCTCTTAAAACTAATTGCAATATTATTCTGGTTGCTTGTGTTAGACAACCAGATTATAAATATATAATTCATGTTGAAGAATTAAACTTTGAAAATTTACCAGACGAAATAGAGAAAAGACCAATCGAATTAACCCAGCGATATATATCATTTCTTGAAAAATATATTAGATTAAATCCCGAGCAGTATTTCTGGATGCATAAGATATGGAAATATTGAACTCTAAAAAGAGAATTTTAATTATACAAACAGCATTTCTGGGTGATGCAATTTTAACATTGCCAATGATTCAAAAATTGAAAGAATATTATCCTCAATATTATATCGATGTTTTATGTATACCTTCGACTTCAGAAATTTATAAAAACTCTCCTTTTGTTGACGATGTTATTATATATGATAAAAAAAAGAATCAAAAATCTTTGATTGATTTATTTTATTTAATAAAAACCATTCGAAAAAAAGAATATTCAAAAGTCTATTCTCCACATCGTTCATTTCGTTCTGCAATTATATCAAAATTTTCTAATGCCAGCGAGACTTTTGGTTTTGATAATGCCTCTTTTAATTTTTTATATAAGTATAAAATGCATTATGAAAAAAATAAGCACGAAGTAGAGAGAAATTTAAAATTAATTGGATATGATACATCAAAGAATAACTGGAGAATTTTACCATCAATAAAATATTCTGAAGAAAGTGAACATAAAATTAATGAGTTATTAAAATTTATAACCAAAAAAATTGTTGCTATTGCACCTGGCTCTGTCTGGAAAACAAAAATTTATCCAAAAGAATATTATGAAGTAATTGTCAAATATCTTACAGGTCTTAATTATTTTGTTTGCTTAATTGGTAGTAGCGATGACAAATTAATCTGTGAATATTTGAATGAAAAATTTCCTGATGATACTTATTCACTAGCAGGTAAATTAACTGTAATCGATACAATAACTCTTCTAAAAAAATGTACACTGCTTATTTGTAATGATAGCGCACCTACTCATATGGCAATGGCGGCTAATATTCCAACATTAACAATT
Encoded proteins:
- a CDS encoding lysophospholipid acyltransferase family protein; the encoded protein is MFNKNKIEYFFFRLFNKILRFIGLQKARKLAKFLGTFLYYFIPIRKKTVISNLKIAFPEKSLKEIKKIAKKNFQNIFITFVELMLIPFLKLDEIKSQVWFDNLDLISNKIKNGKGLIILTGHFGNWEILISSIVAYINANYHVLVKPQRNQYITEWLKRTRSIGNTNVIPVGVSVKEIIKALKSGEVVLIAGDQRGPIDGARFNFFNHQTALYTGTASIALKTNCNIILVACVRQPDYKYIIHVEELNFENLPDEIEKRPIELTQRYISFLEKYIRLNPEQYFWMHKIWKY
- a CDS encoding glycosyltransferase family 9 protein; translated protein: MEILNSKKRILIIQTAFLGDAILTLPMIQKLKEYYPQYYIDVLCIPSTSEIYKNSPFVDDVIIYDKKKNQKSLIDLFYLIKTIRKKEYSKVYSPHRSFRSAIISKFSNASETFGFDNASFNFLYKYKMHYEKNKHEVERNLKLIGYDTSKNNWRILPSIKYSEESEHKINELLKFITKKIVAIAPGSVWKTKIYPKEYYEVIVKYLTGLNYFVCLIGSSDDKLICEYLNEKFPDDTYSLAGKLTVIDTITLLKKCTLLICNDSAPTHMAMAANIPTLTIYCSTIPDFGFYPYNSKSDFISYNDLKCKPCGIHGYNQCPLKTFDCGYLLTPQMVINRINQLINIEKKNS